From Mucilaginibacter inviolabilis, a single genomic window includes:
- a CDS encoding oxidoreductase, translating to MKKIILITGASAGMGKEMARHLAQDGHIVYGAARRVEKMADLKSFGVKILAMDVTDEASMIAGIETIVKTEGGIDVLINNAGFGSYGAIEDVSIADARYQMEVNVFGAAHLTQLVLPYMRGKRSGTIINISSIGGKFAAALGGWYHASKFALEALSDSLRNEVKQFGIDVVVIEPGGVKSEWSSIAMDNLLKISGHTAYSNLAGQFSAIAKKANEKNADPIVIVNLVRKAIAAKQPKTRYHGGYMAGPALFMRKILPDRTFDKMLLAQLK from the coding sequence ATGAAAAAGATCATATTAATAACCGGCGCTTCTGCCGGCATGGGTAAAGAAATGGCCAGGCATTTGGCACAGGATGGTCATATTGTATATGGTGCGGCCCGTCGCGTGGAGAAAATGGCCGACCTTAAATCGTTTGGTGTAAAGATATTGGCTATGGATGTAACCGACGAAGCTTCGATGATTGCCGGTATCGAAACTATAGTAAAAACCGAAGGTGGTATTGATGTGTTAATTAATAATGCCGGCTTTGGTTCATATGGAGCCATTGAGGATGTGTCCATTGCCGATGCGCGCTATCAGATGGAAGTAAATGTTTTTGGTGCGGCTCATTTAACACAACTGGTGTTACCGTACATGCGCGGCAAGCGTTCTGGCACAATCATTAATATATCATCAATCGGTGGTAAATTCGCGGCAGCCCTGGGCGGTTGGTATCACGCCAGCAAATTTGCTTTAGAAGCCCTGAGTGACAGTCTGCGTAACGAGGTAAAGCAATTTGGTATTGATGTAGTGGTGATTGAACCCGGCGGCGTAAAATCTGAATGGAGCAGCATCGCGATGGATAACCTGCTCAAAATTTCGGGACATACCGCTTATAGCAATTTAGCCGGGCAATTTTCTGCCATTGCCAAAAAAGCTAATGAAAAAAATGCCGACCCAATAGTTATTGTTAATCTGGTTAGGAAAGCTATAGCCGCCAAACAGCCAAAAACCCGCTACCACGGTGGCTATATGGCCGGCCCTGCATTATTTATGCGAAAAATACTGCCCGACCGTACATTTGATAAAATGCTGCTGGCCCAACTGAAGTAA
- a CDS encoding response regulator codes for MPKKILILDDSEDVLDVMKEALEMEGYEVQGINFTDDICKAAISFNADIVILDYILFGINGGELCHMLKTTPETCHIPVIMVSAYPRVLESLGNYGSDAFIAKPFNLSDITDTIKTCFLKAGNDVEHADCDF; via the coding sequence ATGCCTAAAAAAATCTTAATCCTTGATGATAGCGAGGATGTACTTGACGTGATGAAAGAAGCGCTCGAGATGGAGGGCTACGAAGTTCAGGGAATTAATTTTACCGATGACATATGTAAGGCAGCTATCAGCTTCAATGCCGACATTGTTATCCTGGACTATATATTATTTGGGATAAACGGTGGCGAACTTTGCCACATGCTTAAAACCACGCCCGAAACATGCCACATTCCCGTAATTATGGTATCAGCCTATCCCCGGGTATTGGAGTCATTAGGTAATTATGGCTCCGATGCTTTTATTGCCAAACCTTTCAATCTTTCTGATATAACGGATACTATCAAAACCTGTTTCTTAAAGGCAGGCAATGACGTAGAACATGCCGATTGCGATTTTTAG
- a CDS encoding helix-turn-helix domain-containing protein — MMEDKSHILLNNLLYSCVDKKQRSNESFVPEHAFGYMISGETHQKTNEGTRVFGAGTIALARRNQLVRSEKVPEPGGEFKAINIFIDQQFLRRYSAEHKLAPAKPYTGDHIHILQPDPFIKGYFDSLKPYFDHPERATDNMAELKTKEAVELLLNFNPDFYDFLFDFSEPYKIDLEAYMNQNYMFNVPATQFAKLTGRSLASFKRDFEKVFRMAPGQWLQQKRLNEAYYLIREKGQKPSEVYLEVGFENLSHFSYTFKKAFGIVPSRV, encoded by the coding sequence ATGATGGAAGACAAAAGCCACATATTACTCAACAACCTGCTATACTCCTGTGTTGATAAAAAACAACGCAGCAACGAATCATTTGTACCCGAACATGCTTTCGGGTACATGATATCGGGAGAAACGCATCAAAAAACCAACGAGGGCACCAGGGTGTTCGGTGCCGGCACAATTGCGCTTGCCCGCCGGAACCAATTGGTAAGGTCGGAAAAGGTACCGGAGCCAGGGGGTGAATTTAAAGCGATTAACATATTTATAGACCAACAATTTTTGCGCAGATACAGTGCCGAACATAAACTTGCACCTGCGAAACCTTATACCGGAGATCATATCCATATATTACAACCCGATCCCTTTATTAAAGGCTATTTTGATTCCTTGAAGCCCTATTTTGATCATCCGGAAAGAGCAACAGATAACATGGCGGAGCTAAAAACCAAAGAAGCGGTTGAACTGCTCCTGAACTTCAATCCGGATTTTTATGATTTCCTTTTTGATTTTAGTGAGCCATATAAGATAGATCTGGAGGCCTACATGAATCAAAATTACATGTTCAATGTTCCGGCTACTCAGTTTGCCAAACTTACCGGCCGCAGCCTGGCCAGCTTTAAACGTGATTTTGAGAAAGTATTTCGCATGGCACCGGGACAGTGGCTGCAGCAAAAGCGATTAAATGAAGCCTATTACCTCATCCGGGAAAAGGGGCAGAAACCATCAGAGGTATATCTTGAGGTAGGTTTCGAAAATCTGTCGCACTTTTCATATACTTTTAAAAAGGCTTTTGGGATAGTGCCTTCAAGGGTTTAA
- a CDS encoding DUF1801 domain-containing protein, which translates to MALTQLDNFYLQKDEPIRGCLLVLKDIILKQDENISAEWKYGMPFFCYKGKMFCYLWVHKKHHQPYIGIVEGQRFDHPGLIIEKRSRMKIMLLEADKDLPVDMISDILKQALDLYRTGIIKTD; encoded by the coding sequence ATGGCTTTAACCCAGTTGGATAACTTTTACCTGCAAAAGGACGAACCCATTCGTGGATGTTTACTGGTGCTTAAAGACATCATCCTAAAACAAGACGAAAACATATCGGCCGAATGGAAATACGGCATGCCATTTTTCTGCTACAAAGGCAAAATGTTTTGTTACCTGTGGGTACACAAAAAGCACCACCAACCCTACATCGGTATTGTTGAAGGACAACGGTTTGATCATCCCGGCCTCATCATAGAAAAACGTTCCCGCATGAAAATCATGCTTTTGGAGGCTGATAAAGATTTACCTGTAGATATGATAAGTGATATTTTAAAGCAGGCCCTTGATCTGTACAGAACAGGGATAATAAAGACGGACTGA